Below is a window of Quercus robur chromosome 6, dhQueRobu3.1, whole genome shotgun sequence DNA.
GGGAAGCCTCATGCTCATTATTTTTGTCTTGTTTGAACCTACCCAAGAATGCTTCGATGTGCTCCCCATTAGAAATGAGAGTTAGGGAATCAAGACATATGGACATGGGTTCAATTTGAGAATCTGGTACGATGGTGGAATCGACGGGTGCCTCAACGCCCATCCCGAGGGTAACCTGAACCTGTAGGTAAGTGGCATAAAGACCAGTCAAAATGTATGTgtgaactaaaaaaagaaaaagaaaaaagtgaaagacctatatgcatatacatatatacatatatacacacacatatataggaACGTGCGCACCCCAGGAAGCTTTAAAATACTCACTGAGGCTTTCGCGATCACAAGCTTCATGTTGGTCGCCTCCTCAATAGCATCGACTCCCTTGCTCACATCCAAAGTCCCCTACGCACAGAAAGTCACATGGTATGAGTAGAGGcataaagttattttttaaaaaaaaagaaaaaaaaagaaaaaagaaaggaaggggCGAGAAAGAAAGTTTTGTCATAAGGCTTACTGTGGTTCTAGTTAAACTTTCACTTGTCCCATCATAGCTTTCTTCAGTAAGTGGAATATCCTGAATGAGATGGTGGTGATCCCCTTTAGtaaaaaacaagagagagagatagagagatagagtgagagagaaggagGAACAAGGGGTGGATTAGAAAAAACTAGAGGAATTGACTTACCAAGGTCATCTCATTACCGGCGCCCATTGAAGACCTTTGTTCTACGGCGATAAAGGGGGAGGCAGCAGTAATAGGTACTACAACATTCTCACAATCACCCAACAAGTCATCTTTAAATGAATCTAGGATGTCCACTTTTCCTTTAGAGACCACAGGAGAAGAAGgaacctaaaaaaagaaaaaaaagtgagagagaaaaaaggggGGAGTGATGGTAGTCCTGTAGAGTgatagataatatatatatgaatgataaaataaccaaaataataataataataaaatatataaataaatgaaataatgaGGAAAAGGGAAGGAAGTGGACGTACCAGGTTGTCAGAAACCtgactctaaaaaaaaaaaagttgtcagaAACCTCAGGCCCAAGTAGAGGACGCATTGTGACAGTGCAATTCAAGGGTGCAAGAGCATTATCTTTCATGGCACGAAGCATCAACACTGTGCAGGGTAAAACCCTTGAGCCCATAGCTACTGAGGAGCGGACTTTTTAGGTAGGAGAGGAGGAAGGGCAAAGGTGTCGACATAAGTTTCTGGTCTTTCCCTCTTGGTTGGGGGCTTGGCATTCAAGGCCTCACCACGCGCCAAAGGAACAGATACGCGAGCTTTAGCCATGGATTCATATTTTTTCCAAGGTTTAGGAACTTCGCCTGCGTATGCCACCTAAGCCTTTACCTCATCATGTTAAGCAACAAAACCTATTTTCTCTTTTGTAAAACATGTGATCAACCCATGACTAAATTTTATGTGGTGCGACCTATTAATTGGTGCCAAAGGAGGGGGATGAAAAGTGCATTTATTCCTACCAGCCGTTGTGTAATCATTGAATCTAACAGCTATCTCATTCCAATATCAACAAGCCCTCCGAGTAAGAACCCCAACTCTCGGATTTTCAGGAAGCAATGCTAGCAGAGGTGCCTTATTCAAACGAGAACACCTGGTTTGCAGAACGAATGGAGCCACATAATGCTTATGGTCAAGGACCACTGGGTTCTCACTCGGCACACCCTGATCATACCCAAACTGATGCCTAGCTCTGTGTGGGTTGTATCGTACCCAAGAACCCGAAGGCCCATAAGGAAATAATCAAAGCGGAGTACAAGCTAACAAAGAACTATATGCACTCATATCAGATTCAACATCTTCATCCAATAACATTGACAAAAAACCATCAGCAATGCTAACATATGGACGCCAGATAAAGTCAGCCTCCCTATCTATCAACTCGACCCAAGATAGTGAGAGAGACTTAATTCCTATCCACTTAAGAAGTATGGGAGGAGATTCGtagaatttttataaaaaattaagttgGTTGTTCTTAAGACTTGGTGGATAGCGCTTGCGAACAGCTGTGATGGAATGAGCGTATGCTACGAGAGAAAGAGCACGTTCCCACGCCCAAACTTGCAGTAATGCCAAGATCAAATGAGTTACCATAGCATAATACAGTGATACCTCCATTTCGGAAGTGTGAAGAGTATCCAAATGATTATACAAGTTACTTAAGCACATGGCGCTCACAGCGAGAGATTTGCCATGAACCAGCAATAAGCCAGAGGAAACAAGTATGCTTTTATGTAATCAAAGGGGGACTCGGTTAACACAAAGTGACTCAGCCAATAAACCACGAAAGCAGCATGACAAATAAGGGTTCCCtcaaacttttcaaaacactGAACTCATGTAGCAAATCGAGAGTGCTTATTACATGGTGGAGCATCACGACCACCATAACCTGTGTACAATTGTTCAATGATACCCTTACTCCCTTCGACTAACACAATCGGCCAAGGCTGCTTACAACCCACCAACGacaacaataaaattttctctacATCCTCTAAAGTTACAGTAGCCTCACCCCAAGCAAAAAAGAACATGTGGGTTGCTGAGTTCCACCTACGAACCAAACGTCGCAACTCGGCAATGTCTTTTTTCATGTTCAGATCATGGGACACCAATACACTACCATAGATTTGAGACCGCTTCAATAAATTCACAAACTCAATATCTTGCAATTCCCTATCAACCTAATGGTCAAAATCAACAAAGTGGCCACATTCCATACTAAAAATGATAGGAAGGAAGTACCTTTTGGCGACAAAGTCAGAGTTATGTTATGCCATTTGGTGATGGAAGATTAAACTCATTAGAATCCACAATGTTAGACCTAATCTCCATTTTTTCCTCATTTGGAGTCATGGGATCGAGCGGCAAAGGAAAGGGGAAAGATGAAGTTGTCGTGACCCATGGATTGTAAAGCGGTCTTAGCGGCGAGTCATTAACCACTGACCCACCAGACGATGGCGAAGAACCACAACTATCTTTGGTCTATGACCTCTTCGAATTCTTGCTACCACCCTTGGAGCGCGACTGTTTTGAAACAATTCGGCTTTGATCATATGATAGGATGATAAGGCAAGACTAGGAAGATAAAAATCAAACCATGGGAAGAGCTGATCTCTTCACTCTCACCCTTgtactctttctttcttgacCTTCTTCTTGCCTCACTGGTTAGTCACGGTGATAGTAGAATGGAGTGACAAAGTGCCCAACACAGCAAAGTGGAGACCCATTCGGTggaaaaaattgagaaatttgtATCCCTCTTTCTAAGTTGAACCTAATGTTGGTGGGTGCAAACAAGTGGTGTGGGAGGCCACTCTTTTATGTGGGCCTAACCTTGACACGCCTTTTACCCAAGGTAAAGGTGTggaccaaaaacaaaagaagagaagaaacgGCTAGACAAATattacatacacacatatataagacAAAAGTCATAAAGGAGTCCGACTTTGACACACCTATTActtgaagtaaagaaaaaaaatgaagaccaaggaaacaaaagaaaaggcatggaccgaaaaaaaaaaaaggaagaaaaaaaaaagggaaaggagaGTGAGAcaaatatatgtatgtgtataggACAATAACAATGATGGCAGCAACAACATGAGATGAGGAAGAGggattttagaagaaaaaaaatgcgtAGGCAATGTACTAGTCCGTGCAACGTATGAAGATTTAATGGGCCATGATATCATCAGGTGTGGGCCTATACTATGATTCATCAAGTATTCGAAGCTTACGAAAATTCTGTGAAGCTCACACGCATGCCACAAGCGCCACTCGTGCAAGGGGGACTAATGTTAATAGTCATTTTCGCGACAATTTTTATGGTTTGATAGAATAGCTAAGCTCAATTGCTTAGCAGATCTGATTAATGTATCTTATCAGTATATTTTGCTTTGTTGCATAGCCCAAGCCCATGCAAACTGTTGGGGAATTAAATAGGAATGatttggtgggtttgggttagGGTTAGTTCCTATTAGACCCTTTACATGGGCCTAGTTTGTATGTGCCACAAAGTAAGCTAGGGACACTGGGGGCACTTAGGGCCCTTGAAGGAGATCTAGTGTCAGAAATTTCTACCCTAGATTTGGCTCCATGCTCTGGGTGATTGTACCCCTAATTTTTCAGCCCAACTTAATTTTCCACACCAAAGCACAACTGACTCTAAGAAAAAGGCTGAACAGCCTAGCCCAATCAGCTACCCAAATGTAGTTTGCCAAGGCTTGCAAAGGCTAGAGACAGTAGCCATGAAGAGGAAACAactttatttccaaaatcatgtaaaaagCAATCAAACATTTCCCTAAACATAAAACATAATACACCAAGTCATAGAAATAGCATCTGAAAGGTCCAAGGCTTTCCTCCCAActaaaaaactgtcacatgcaTCTTCTAAAGCTTGATATAAATATTCATCATCAGCCCATAAGAGGGGAACAAcgtttccctaaaaaaaaacccaaaactttgACATAAAAGCCCAATCAACTACCTAGTGTATGGACGATTTGAAGGTCTGTAGGTGAAAATATTGATACAGGGGAATCCTCCCTCTCTTGCTCGGCACCTCCCTTAATTTCTCCCTCTCGTTGATTGCGGGCTAAAATTTCTGACTTATGAATATATAGTTTTTGTGCTTTCTTGTGTTTCATTTTGTGttggtttctttttctataaagcaccattagcctttgtGTACCTCACATTGTGAATTTTGGGTTTGGCTCTCCAAATAACAGACGAATATAACGAACCCAAGGGGAGTTTTTGGGCTCATTTCTGCAATCTCGGCCTTTGTCGCAAAAATTACCCCGACAATTGTAAACAAGTAATCTTTTGATTCAATTACAAGAAGACTTTAAAAGTATTACCTATTACCTATTATTTAAGTATAATAACTATAAAATAACAATCATGCTAAATACACAATCATATCACTAATGACTACtttggtaaattttttaaaaacaactaaaaaattaaagagaccTAGAATCTAGTTTTATTCATGTTGTTCTTGCTTTTACTCTCATTGCTGATTCTACACTTGTGCAATTAAAGCAATTAAAGTCTGGCAGCTTTTCAGCAGCAATTGCTTAATGGTGATCTTGCCTACATCCATCATTGGGTCTTttattgggtgttttttttggagatagCCCCAACCTCCCAAGATGAGTTTTGACTAAAGTCTTTGATAATCACGAAAAGAATTACACAGTTAGTTTTATACTAAAACTACAATGtttcaaatcaaaaattaaGGACTCCTAAATCGAAAAGCTACGTGGTGATTGTGTGTCTATTTTTAAGTTGCGAAGGAATACATCTAGGTTTTGAGAAATAAGTTGTTACAACGattttagatttagggtttgtGTGTGTTAAATATTAGTTATGATATATAttccatgttgaatatgcttgaATAGATGTGGAAGAGTAAAGCATAAAATAGGAACACAAGAACAtgagagttacgtggttcaacCTTATGGCCTACGTTCATGGAGAAAACCTTTAAAGgatacatctttattatataagcATGTAGTACAAAACATGCGTTACAATGAAccataacatgagtatatatagtagactaaaccctaaattaatagatttttagtACAAATaagagacttggcttgcacacaaagtagtaTTAAGCTTGGACCtatatgctaatgggctaatatatctctaagaGTGGGagcaataaaatttttggataaaaaaatcCATATGTATTTCATGGTAGTTTTTGTACTTGTGAAGTATATAGCTTTCACATCTTTGTGTTTCATAAAGAAGGCTTTGCTGTGACGGCTCTAAGAGTTTTTTTTAGGGTGTtcactaagaaatttaaattataaaaaaattaataaagagacaacttgaatatatcaagttcaccaaaaaaaaaaaaaaaacacacacacacacacacacacaaatacatgaaatattacaattttttgtactagcaaagaggaaaaaaaaaaaatactaataagaGATAAAGtggaaattgaaaatactgatatgagaataataaagtgatcacaataatttcataacaaattttatgcaacaagttgttattggtggataaaacatgtaaatattGAGcccaaattataattaataactGCTTACCACATAAGATTTATGTATaacattactattatttttgttgaattcaaATTCTTGTGATCCTCAGGTCATattgtttaacatttttattatggtggtcaaaataagttaatctaatatataatttttttttgtaagtataaatatacattttttttcaagtcatgGTGGTCATTGAACagattaatttaaactaattatttatatatatttttttctaagtataacttttttttttggcaagtgaggatggtcctgtgaccaccctcACATACAAGTGGAGCCACCACTGACTCTGCGTTTGAGCCATGAGAAAACAGGGGAGCGAAAGATATCAAAGGTTTCGTGTGTtatcttgttaaaaaatttaaaaaaaaaattatgtactcATCCCAATTAGAAGATAAGTTTTACGTTTAATAATATGATGTATTAttagttgtcaaatttctttaatcttttaaaTTATTCAAGTATATTCGCATTTCATTCATAATTTGATCAATATTTGAACTCATCGACCTGAAGTATAGGATTGAATCGATTGATTAGCGTATGACACTTCTAGTCTTCTACGAACACTTGTGTTTGACACAAGCGTATGACTTAACCCCGAAGTAACCGCCAAcgttttcttattttgttttggtttcctAGTCCTACACGGATTCGGTAAGGCTTACACTATAAAATAAGAGTCGACGAACACAAACTTATTATAATAATTctcgttttccttctttttcttatctAACACTGTCGCTTCCTTGAAAACCCTGATTCTGATTCGTCATGGTAATTCTTGAGGACTGCGATGCTTATTTGGAAGATATCAATGAActtgatgatgatgaacaacaacaacaaaactcaAACAACAATTGCGTCTATAACGTCGATGAATCTCTAACTCTTTCCAATTTCTACGTAAAAGGGTTCAAAGATATTACATCCAAAGTCGAAAACCTCTTCTCTCTTGGATTAGAATTGACAATGGATAATGACCCAGATGCTCAATACCGATTTACAGTGGCCTCTAACAACTTGTTGCTCGAGATTGATAGCCAAGTCTTTAACCTCTACAATCTTATTCGCGACAAGTATTGCAAGAAATTCCCAGAACTCGAATCTGTAATTCAAGAACCTATCGAATACGCTCAAGTTGTTAAAAAGATTGGTAACGAAATAGATATCACTGTAATCGATGGCTTAAACTTAGCCCCAGCTATTCTAATGGTAGTTTCTATAACAGCATCAACAACTAGTGGAAAACCACTTTCGGAACAAGATTTAGCAGACACAATACATGCATGTGATTACGTTCTTGCTCTTGATTCGTCGAAAAAAAGAgtgttggacttgttagaggcTAGAATGAGATATATTGCACCGAATCTTTCAGCCATTGTTGGTGTCACTGTTGCGGCGAAGCTTATAGTTGCTGTTGGTGGTCTTTCATCACTGGCATTTACACCTTCTTGTAATGTTAAGCTTGTTGGTGCTGTTAAAAAAGCAAACATAGGATTCTCAAATGTGAAAACATGTCTGTTAGGTTATCTTGAGGAAACTGAGATTTATAGGAGCTTGCGGCCTTCATTGAAGAGGTGCATTGGTGGAATTTTACCTAATAAAGCTGTATTAGCAGCTCGTATGGATTTAACTAAAGGAGATCCAACGGGGAAGTGGGGAAGGGACACGTTGGATACGATACGTGAGACGATTGAGAAGTTGCAAGAGCCTCCTCCTGCTGCAAGACTAGCCAAACCACTCCCAGTTCCTGTTCTTGATTATAGTtctaaaaagaagaaaaggggtGGCCAACGACAAAGAAATTCAAAGAAACGTTATGGGATAACCGAGACTAGAAAGTTGGCTAATAGGGTGCAGTTTGGAGTACCTGAGGAGAGTTATTTAGGTGCTGGATATGGCAAGGGATATGGGATTCTTGGCCAGGTTGGTTTGAAGGTTCAGAGAAAGCTTCCAGCAAGGAATTGGGTTTGTTAATTTATAGGTTCATGCAAGTCGTCTTGGCGTTGGAATTGGAAGTACCTTTTCTTAGATAGGATTTGAGTAAATTTTAGTTCTTTTATATTTGTGTCATTGGGATTTTGGCAGAGATTGTAATTAATTAGTTATAAGGATTGTGTTTGAGATGGTTTTGTTTAATGAAAGGCAATTTTCTTCATATTAGAATCAAATCCATTGAAGCTAGTAAAGTTTGATATTACATATTGatcttgatgatgatgatgtgtgAGTTGATGTAATGTTTTTGATAATGTTTGTGAATCTAACTTATGAGCTTTGGAACTGGAAGTACCTACTTTTCTATATTGGATTTGagtaaattttaatgtttttatagtTGTGTCATTGGGATTTTGCAGAGATGGTACTCCTCGTTAGTTAGTTATAaatgttgtgtttgatttggtttcGTTTAAGAAAGACAATTTTCTTCATTAGAGTCAAATCCATTTGCAGCTAGTTAACTTTGATAAATATTACATCTTGATCTTGATGATGACATGTGAGTTGATTTTATGCTTTTGATAATGTTTGTGAATTCCAATTTATGAACTTTGGAACTGGTTTCCAATAATTTAGTGCTAGATAGAGAGattatcaagttataaaaataatggagaACTTCCACACTCATGCCATAAGCCTGGTAGTCTCCTTCTTATGCATAAGCTCATGTGGAGCCAATTCCTGAACCAAAAGTTCCTTAATAACAtgattatgaaaaaattttaatgatcTTTTAAGATGTGTATTGCCTTCACTTATAAATTTAGACTTGTTTCCCATGATCATGAAGACATCATGTTTTGGTGATTTTAACTGATAAATTGTTGCAAATTTTTACTTAAACACTAGTTGATGATGTAATGTTTTGGTTGGGGTTTTCTCTTCGGGAAATAATTTTGAGCGTTGCATGGAACTAAGGTGGTCTTGGATGTAATATCAGGCTGTATGTTATGTGGTTGTAGCTGTCTTATTTTTCATTGGCCTTATAAGCGATAAAAATGCTAACTGAGTGGAGAACTTTGTTCATATCAAGATACTCTTACTCTTCATAGTATTCCATTTACTCTGTCCTTTCCCTAAAGGAAATCTTAGGCTGTAATCTTGTTTTCCTAGTTGTCCTGCTAGTCTGTTAAGAGGGTTTAGgtataaaaattgataatttaccACTTGTTCCAAAAGcttaatctattaaaaaaacctGGTGAATTTAAGCAcataaccattattctaacaataatgataagttattgtttattgttgttGAGATAAGTCTTGTTAAACTGTGTAATGTATTGTCAGTTCTTGCTATCACCTAAGATGTTGAACTCTGCATGTTTTTGCTAAGCAACTGCATATCTGAAAAAGAACGAAACAATTGTTCCaactattagtttttttttgaatttgaaaaggaattaaaaaaaactgCTATACTAATATGCTCTTTGAACTCAAAGATGAGCATGGTAGTTCTATCTGTCAATGTTTTCACTTGATCAAGAAGTGGTGTGGTGACTTTGATATCTTGGTACTTGCAGCACAAGAACAACCAAGTCAAGCATATGTGGATATCCAATTGATGCCGATTACATTTGGATTGCTTTGAAAACATATGCAATTTGCATCTAAGGGTAAAATCATAGAATTGCTGCCATCTCTTTATGGTTCAACTTATTTACAGTTCTACTTTAAGGCTTTTACCAATATCGTTCGTTAGCTGCCTTAACTCATCTCATATTATTTATATGTTAGTAACATTATAGTTTTCTATCCACAAGTATTTTCCTGGTTACAGTGCTTAATAGAACCAAAACATggcattttgttttgattttgaaatgtGCTCTTTAGAGTTTATTATTAGATGTGGCTGTATTTGCTTTTAGAAACATCTTGCAATCTAACTATGCAGACCAAAATGCGCCCTGCCAAATATACCATGAAAGCAGATGATGATGCTTTTTTAGGATTGATGAAGTTCTATCTAGCCTCAAGGGAAATGCATCTAATGGCCTCTTGAATGGtattattttttccaaatcaGCACCCCAGAGGGACAAGGATAGCAGATAGCACTAAGGCAAACATCTAGTCAGATTTCACTTTTAATTGctttatcatttttccataaaaattttctaaaaatagtttctaaaccAATATTCTTAAGTCATCCGTTAGCTTTTCTATAATTGTAATTATACCCTTGATATTTAGGTCAATTGTAAAAAACATCTCCTCAGATTTCAGTTCTTTCTAATAAATTACTAAGGTTTCATATCCACTAATTGGATCACATGATTAACTTTCATTAGTTCTTATGAACATAAAAATCATGTGATTCTTGTGAGACCAATAACACGAATCAGTTGGTGAATTTTCTTAATGTAGTCAAGTGAtaatcatgtgattttttttcaccCATAAGAGCTAACCAAGGTTATATGCAGAAGAATCTTTGAAGATGATTCCAAATGAGATTCATAATCTAACATTAAAAATCTTGAACCAAAATTTTACAGTTctgggtttcaaaaccatgacAACACCCAAATCTCATAACTCCaaacttttttgagaaacttgaggtactaaacaacaaaaaacaaaag
It encodes the following:
- the LOC126690294 gene encoding U4/U6 small nuclear ribonucleoprotein Prp31 homolog; protein product: MVILEDCDAYLEDINELDDDEQQQQNSNNNCVYNVDESLTLSNFYVKGFKDITSKVENLFSLGLELTMDNDPDAQYRFTVASNNLLLEIDSQVFNLYNLIRDKYCKKFPELESVIQEPIEYAQVVKKIGNEIDITVIDGLNLAPAILMVVSITASTTSGKPLSEQDLADTIHACDYVLALDSSKKRVLDLLEARMRYIAPNLSAIVGVTVAAKLIVAVGGLSSLAFTPSCNVKLVGAVKKANIGFSNVKTCLLGYLEETEIYRSLRPSLKRCIGGILPNKAVLAARMDLTKGDPTGKWGRDTLDTIRETIEKLQEPPPAARLAKPLPVPVLDYSSKKKKRGGQRQRNSKKRYGITETRKLANRVQFGVPEESYLGAGYGKGYGILGQVGLKVQRKLPARNWVC